AGCCGGGCGAGTAGCATCTACTTGATTTGCGGGCTCAACTACTTTCGCCTCAAGAATATCTTTGAATTCAGCAATTTTTTCTTGAGCTTTATTTTTAAGTTGATTGAGCACTTGCCCCATTTCGCGTTTCACTTCAGGGCTCACCATTTTAAACTCCTCAAAAAGCTCGGTTATAGCGCCCTTTTTTCCTAACATGCTCACTCTAAATCCTTCTAGATTTTCCTCACTTTGAGCAATAAATTTTTCAACTTCAATCGATAAAGCAGCTATCCTTTCTTTCATTAGTATTGTGGCATTAGGTGGTCAAAAGTAAAAAATTATTGTGCAATTGGGCTAAAGCAAAATTTTGTGAACGGAGAAAAATAAGCGGAACATTTGATTTGGCTCAATTGTTAAAAAATCATTAACAACAATAACAGCTGTTAAACCGCGTTTTGTGATTTGAGAAAATAATTACTAAACTTGCGCCTCACTTATAAAAATCGAAATTTTAAAACCAATTTAATAACCAATAAACAAGACAAAAATGAGCAGTACAAAATCAACACAAGAGAGTAGTTTCAAAGCGCTATTCGCAGCTATAGTTATACCTACGGCTTTAGTGGTATCATGGATTATATACAAATTTATTTTGGGAGCCCCCGGAAATTTTGATGCAGAAGGTCATCCAGTAACAGGCAATTACCTTGGTGTAATCTATATGGGAGGTCCAATTGTACCAATTTTGATTACTGTTAACTTATTAGTTCTTACCTTTTCAATTGAGCGTTTTATTACTATCTCAAAAGCAAAAGGCAGCGCACGAGTGGAGCCTTTTATCCGCAATGTAAAAAACTTGATGGGCACTGATAAAATTGATGCTGCAATGGCAGAGTGTGATAAACAAAAAGGTTCAATTGCTGCGGTAATTAAAGCTGGTTTAGGTAAATACAAGTATGTGGAGAATGACAACACAATGGATAAAGAAGGTAAAATCGCAGCCATTCAAAAAGAATTGGAAGAAGCTACTTCATTAGAATTGCCGATGCTTTCGAAGAATTTGGTTATTATTTCAACTTGTGCATCTATTGCCACTTTAATTGGTCTTATTGGAACAGTATTGGGTATGATTCGTGCTTTTGCCGCGCTTGCTCAGGCCGGTGCACCGGATGCAACAGCACTTGCAACAGGTATTTCCGAAGCACTTATTAATACGGCTTTAGGTATTATTGGTTCTACAATAGCGATTATTATGTATAACTATTTCACCAACAAAATTGACACCTTAACTTATGGTATTGATGAGGCAGGATTCAGCATTGTGCAAACATTTAATGAAAAACACAAAGCATAATTTTTTTTGAAATTATTGAATTCGTAAACCTCTTTAAATAAATAAGAAATGCCTAAAATTAAAGTTCCCCGCAGCAGTCCTTCGCTGGATATGACGCCGATGGTGGATTTGGCTTTCCTCCTCGTAACCTTCTTTATGTTGACCACGCAGTTTCGTGCAACTGAGCCTGCAGTAGTGGATACTCCTTCTTCCATTTCGGAAAAAATATTACCAGAAAATGTAATGTTGATTTCGGTGGATCATGATGGCAAAATTTTTTATGCTATTAGTGGACAGGAGACCAAAATAAAGACCTTATTGGATATGGGTAAGCAATATAAAATAGATTTTACACCGGAAGAACAAAAACGCTTTTCCCTCATGACAAGTTTTGGAGTTCCTATTAAGCAATTGAAACAATATATTGCTTTATCTGAAACAGAAAAAGGTAAATTCAAATCAATGGGAATACCTGCAGACACAACAGCTAGTAATGAGTTGAGCGATTGGATTCAAGCAGGATGGAGAAATGGTGCATTGGCAGAACGTGCCTTAAAAGATGCCGGTCAAAAACATGAACCTTTGCGATTTGCCATTAAAGCTGACGCAAAATCTAACTACATCACAGTAAAACAAGTATTCGATATTTTCAAGAAAAAGGAAATTTATCGGTTTAATTTGATTACTGATTTGGAGTCGAAAGACAAAGAGTAAAAAAAAATTTTTCCACTTATGGAATTTTCGCAAAGCGTGCATCCCTAAAAATGGAACACAAGAAATACATTTAACTAATTAGTTTAAACAACGAAATTAAATGGCAGAATTAAATTCAGACGGTGGTGGCAGTCATGGTAAACATGAGAAAAAACGCGCCAAAAAATCGTCCACTAAAATAGACATGACGCCCATGGTGGATTTGGCGTTTTTGTTGCTTACTTTTTTTATGCTCACCACCACCTTCAGCAAACCCAAAACAATGGAGCTGAATATGCCGGCCGATCCAATAGAAAAGCAAAAGCAACCAAAGGTAAAAAATGCAATTACCTTTTTACTCACTGAGAACAATAAGGTGTATTGGTATTACGGTGAATTTTATGCGGCTACTAATCCGGATGGGAAACCTGCAACCACTTTGAATAAAACCAATTTCAGTAAGGATGGCATACACAAAATTTTATTGGAAGATTACAATAAAGATGTAGCTACCCGTATTATGGAATTGGAGAAAAAAAGAGATACACGTCAAATAGCAGACAGTACTTTTAAGCGTATGGCGGTAGAAATTAAAGGTGAGAAAAAATCCTTGATGGCACTCGTAAAAACCGACGATAAAGCAACTTATGGCAATGTGATTGACATGCTGGATGAATTAAATATTTGCTATGTAGGAAAGTATGCATTAGTTGATATTAGTGCCCCTGAACTTGAACTGGTTAAACAACAACCCAATTAATATTTTGTAACATGGCAGAGAAAAACGGAATGTTTGTACAAGATTGGAGTAACGTTGTTTTTGAAGGACGTAACGAACTTGTATTTGAAAATAAGAACAAAGAATATGGAGCTTATCAAATTAGAAAGGGATATAACCGCACGGTTACCTCTGCATTACTGATTGGCATAAGTGCATTTGTGTTTTTTGCATTGCTTCCAAAGATTATTGATTTATTAACTCCATCGGAAGATGATGCGCTAAAAAACAATACAGAAGTGGCAATCGATTTAACTGCACCGCCACCCATTGATGAAACAGAGCCACCACCGCCACCACCGCCACCACCGCCGGTTATGGAAACGGTAAAATTTGTGCCTCCGGTTGTAACCGATGAAGAGGTTCCCGATGAAGAAATTCCACCTCCACAAGAAAAACTTTCGGAAACACAGGTTAGTACCGAAACTCAGGAAGGTAATGGCGGAGATATTATTATCCCCGACGGAACCGGTAATGAGGTTGTTGGAACACAGCCGGAAGAAGTATTTACAATAGTGGAACAAATGCCAAGTTTCCCGGGTGGTGAAGAAGAGTTGTTCAAGTATTTGAGCAAAAACATTAACTATCCTGCCATGGAAAAAGACAATGGCATTTCGGGAACAGCCTATGTTACATTTGTAGTAGATAAGGATGGTAAAATAAAGGATGCTAAAATTGCACGTGGGGTAAAAGGTGGGTCTGGATGTGACAGAGAAGCATTACGTGTAGTATCGAACATGCCGGATTGGAAAGCAGGTAAGCAAAATGGTCGACAAGTGTCTGTTCAGTTTAATTTACCTATTAAGTTTGTGTTAAAATAAAAGTTTAAATAAAGTACAATCGTAAATAGCGTTGGGTTTTACTCAACGCTATTTCTTTAACTATAATCGTATGATAAGTGAGAATCCAGGATTAAGAAAAACATTATTCTACTTTAGCTTGCTAATGGTGTTGGTTTATATTGCATTGGGCATAGCAGTGGCTTTTAGTAATTTTATGATTGAAATGGTTCCCAACAATCGAATTATAATTGGTGGTATTTTAATTATTTATGGAGTGTTTCGATTATATATCTTAAATCGTCAGCGTAAGAGTTATATTTTTTTCCAGGAACAAAAAGCGGCTAAAACTGAGGAAAATAAATGAAAAAAGTATTTTACAGCACGCTCCTGATTTTATTCATTTCACTTTTAGGGTGCGATAGTGGAGGGCCAAAACAATTTACAGATACCACCACTTCCGGTAAAGTTAGTATTGTGGTGGATGAAAGTTATTCACTTTTATTTGATTCACAAATTTATACCTTTCAAAAACTGTATAAGCGGGGTAGCATACACGCAAGCTATCTTCCTGAGCAAGAGGCACTGAGCGCACTTATGAAAGATTGCTGCAAAGTTATTGTCATAAATCGTGATTTGAGTAGTGATGAGCGATTACAATTTAAAAAGAATAACCTTTATCCCATTTCTACAAAAATTGCCGAAGATGCTGTTGCCTTGATTGTAAATAATGAAAATATAAATCTACAATTAAGTTTAGCCCAATTAAAATCTATATTGTTGGGAAAAGACAGTTTATGGAAGCAAGTAAATCCGGAATCGCAGGAAGGCAGGATAAATGTTGTATTCGACAACAACAATTCAGCAAATGAGCGTTATTTAAGGGAGGTATTACTGGATAATCAGCCCTACCAAAAAAATTGTTTTGCAGTAAAGTCGAATCCTGAAGTGATTAATTATGTGAATACACATAAGAATGCTTTAGGCGTTATTAGTGTGAACTGGATTAGTGATCAAGACGACACACTAAGCCAACGCTTTTTAACGAAAGTAAAAGTAGTAGGGATTTCAAAATCGGAGGGACTTGATTTTTATAAGCCTTATCAGGCCTACATAAAAACAAAAGAATATCCGCTCTGCAGAGATGTGTATATGATAAACCGACAAACCCGCGCAGGACTTGGCACGGGCTTTGTTTCTTTTGTTGCGGGTGAAAAAGGACAACGTATGATATTGAAGTCAGGACTTGTACCGGCAACTATCCCCAGCAGAATCGTAGAGATAAAAAACTAAAACAATCCACAAAAAATGAAGAAAGTAATTTTAGCCCTTGCTCTTTTAGTCGCACAAGTAACTATTGGACAAACGTTGAAAGATGCGCTTAAGTTGACCGACAATGAACAATTTTATGCTGCCACAAGGATGTATAAAAATCTTGTGCAACAGCAACCCACCTTAGGTGAAAATTATTTTTACATGGGAGAAAATTATTTTAAATCGGAGAAATTGGATTCCGCACAACTGGCTTACAAAAAAGGAGCTGAAGTGAATCCTGCCAATCCTATAAATTTTGTTGGACTCGGAAAAGTATTGTGGTATAGTGGTAAATACGATGAGGCAAAGGCAACCTTTACAAATGCCCTCACCTTAAGTGCTAATAAGAATGCTTTGGTGCAAATGAAAATTGCAGAATGCTATACGCAAGCCGAAAAGAAAGATTTAATGGCTGCATTTTCCCTTTTGACAAGTGCTGCGAAACTTGAACCTAAAAATGCAGAAGTATACATTCTTACCGGAGATGCGTATTTAGAAAATAATAATGATGGTAGCAATGCCATAAAAAACTACGAAAAAGCAGCTGAAATTGACAAATCTTCTTTAAAAGCCATTTTACGAATTGGGCAATTATATGGACGCGCTCGTAATTATAACTTGGCTTTAGAATATTATAAAAAGGCTGCTCTTATTGATTCATCCTTTGCTCCGGCATATCGTGAGCAGGGAGAACTTTATTATATGGCCAAGCAGTACAATGTTGCCAAGGCTAAATACAAGCGCTTTTTAGAGCTTTCGAGCAACAATTTGGATGCAAGAACACGTTATGCTTCCTTTTTGTATTTGAGTAAAGAATATGCCAACTCTATTGCTGAAATAAATGAAATCCAAAAACTGGATACGAGTAATAATATTTTGAATCGATTGCTTGCTTTTTCTTATTTCGAAACCGGTGATTTTGCGAATGGTCTTTCCAAAAGCAATGCTTTTTTTAAGCGAGCAGATGTGGAAAAAACAAAAATTTTAGC
The sequence above is a segment of the Bacteroidota bacterium genome. Coding sequences within it:
- a CDS encoding MotA/TolQ/ExbB proton channel family protein, which translates into the protein MSSTKSTQESSFKALFAAIVIPTALVVSWIIYKFILGAPGNFDAEGHPVTGNYLGVIYMGGPIVPILITVNLLVLTFSIERFITISKAKGSARVEPFIRNVKNLMGTDKIDAAMAECDKQKGSIAAVIKAGLGKYKYVENDNTMDKEGKIAAIQKELEEATSLELPMLSKNLVIISTCASIATLIGLIGTVLGMIRAFAALAQAGAPDATALATGISEALINTALGIIGSTIAIIMYNYFTNKIDTLTYGIDEAGFSIVQTFNEKHKA
- a CDS encoding biopolymer transporter ExbD, which codes for MPKIKVPRSSPSLDMTPMVDLAFLLVTFFMLTTQFRATEPAVVDTPSSISEKILPENVMLISVDHDGKIFYAISGQETKIKTLLDMGKQYKIDFTPEEQKRFSLMTSFGVPIKQLKQYIALSETEKGKFKSMGIPADTTASNELSDWIQAGWRNGALAERALKDAGQKHEPLRFAIKADAKSNYITVKQVFDIFKKKEIYRFNLITDLESKDKE
- a CDS encoding biopolymer transporter ExbD; translation: MAELNSDGGGSHGKHEKKRAKKSSTKIDMTPMVDLAFLLLTFFMLTTTFSKPKTMELNMPADPIEKQKQPKVKNAITFLLTENNKVYWYYGEFYAATNPDGKPATTLNKTNFSKDGIHKILLEDYNKDVATRIMELEKKRDTRQIADSTFKRMAVEIKGEKKSLMALVKTDDKATYGNVIDMLDELNICYVGKYALVDISAPELELVKQQPN
- a CDS encoding TonB family protein → MFVQDWSNVVFEGRNELVFENKNKEYGAYQIRKGYNRTVTSALLIGISAFVFFALLPKIIDLLTPSEDDALKNNTEVAIDLTAPPPIDETEPPPPPPPPPPVMETVKFVPPVVTDEEVPDEEIPPPQEKLSETQVSTETQEGNGGDIIIPDGTGNEVVGTQPEEVFTIVEQMPSFPGGEEELFKYLSKNINYPAMEKDNGISGTAYVTFVVDKDGKIKDAKIARGVKGGSGCDREALRVVSNMPDWKAGKQNGRQVSVQFNLPIKFVLK
- a CDS encoding substrate-binding domain-containing protein, with the protein product MKKVFYSTLLILFISLLGCDSGGPKQFTDTTTSGKVSIVVDESYSLLFDSQIYTFQKLYKRGSIHASYLPEQEALSALMKDCCKVIVINRDLSSDERLQFKKNNLYPISTKIAEDAVALIVNNENINLQLSLAQLKSILLGKDSLWKQVNPESQEGRINVVFDNNNSANERYLREVLLDNQPYQKNCFAVKSNPEVINYVNTHKNALGVISVNWISDQDDTLSQRFLTKVKVVGISKSEGLDFYKPYQAYIKTKEYPLCRDVYMINRQTRAGLGTGFVSFVAGEKGQRMILKSGLVPATIPSRIVEIKN